In Osmia bicornis bicornis chromosome 1, iOsmBic2.1, whole genome shotgun sequence, the following proteins share a genomic window:
- the LOC114881222 gene encoding uncharacterized protein LOC114881222, translating into MGHLFGRQGQGMAEKYSDQGQVGGLDRKQGSIFHGDLENGLRACVYVKRGLRATKLTEFCTRDQAAVLLPVGAGSSGAGSSGANLVICSTYLPYDSEGPPSTRELRDLVDYCEVKGLQLVIGSDANAHHIVWGSSNINRRGEVLLEYLSTTDLEILNRGSSPTFITSRRQEVLDITLGSAKVAQAIRDCRVDEEATLSDHRLITFKLSTDSDLRASETYRNPRITCWP; encoded by the exons ATGGGTCACCTGTTCGGACGACAAGGCCAGGGAATGGCTGAGAAGTACAGTGATCAGG GGCAAGTAGGGGGGCTAGATCGGAAACAAGGTTCCATCTTCCATGGGGACTTGGAGAATGGACTCAGAGCATGCGTCTACGTGAAAAGAGGGCTCAGGGCAACGAAATTGACAGAGTTCTGTACAAGAGACCAAGCAGCAGTCTTATTGCCAGTCGGGGCGGGAAGCAGCGGGGCGGGAAGCAGCGGGGCGAATCTTGTGATTTGCTCGACCTACCTGCCCTACGACTCTGAGGGACCCCCGTCTACGAGGGAACTCAGAGACCTGGTTGACTACTGCGAGGTCAAAGGGCTGCAACTAGTGATTGGGAGCGATGCAAATGCGCACCACATCGTCTGGGGCAGCAGCAATATAAATAGGAGAGGCGAGGTGTTATTGGAATACCTCTCAACCACGGACCTGGAGATTCTAAACAGAGGCTCCAGCCCAACCTTTATTACCTCTAGGCGACAGGAGGTACTTGACATTACGCTGGGCTCCGCAAAGGTGGCCCAAGCTATACGAGATTGTCGTGTAGATGAGGAGGCTACACTCTCTGATCACAGGCTAATCACTTTCAAGCTATCGACAGATTCGGACCTAAGGGCCTCGGAAACATACAGGAACCCTAGGATCACCTGTTGGCCTTAA